A region of the Streptomyces sp. NBC_00442 genome:
CGCGTCAAGCGGCGCCTGCTCGGCAGGCCCCTCACCACGGAACGCGCCGGCGACCAGAGGCTGAGCAACCGCACGGCGCTCGGGGTCCTGGCGTCGGACTGCATCAGCTCGTCGGCGTACGGCTCCGAGGAGATGCTCCGGGTGCTGGTCCCGGTGGCGGGGGCGGCCGCGTTCTCGCTGCTCATGCCGGTGACCGGGGCGATCCTGCTCGTTCTGCTCCTGCTGACGCTCTGCTACAGCGACGTCGTCATGATCTACACCCGGGCCGGCGGTTCCTACGTCGTGGCCCGCGAGAACTTCGGCCCGACCGTCGCGCAGATCGCCGCGGTCGCCCTGCTCGTCGACTACATCGTGACGGTCGCCGTCCAGGTCTCGGCCGGCACCAGCGCGATCGTCTCCCTCGCCCACCTGGCCGGCGGCGGCCCCACCGCGATGGACCACCTCCAACTCCCGCTCTCCATCGGGGTGATCCTGGTCCTCGCGTACGGAAACCTGCGTGGGCTGCGCGAGGCGGGCCGGCTGTTCGCGCTGCCCGCCTACCTCTTCATGGCCGCCGTGGGCCTGATGCTCGCCGTGTCCGCCGTGCGCGGCCTGACCGGCGGGCTGCCCCGGGCCGACCTGCACGCGGCGGGCGTGGTCCCCGTCGGCACCCCGGGGAACGGCTGGCTGTACGGGGCCTCGCTGTTCATCGTGCTGCGCGCCTTCGCCAACGGCGGCTCCTCGCTGACCGGCCTGGAGGCGATCTCCAACGGCGTCTCGGTGTTCCGCGATCCCCAGGGCCGCAACGCCCGCCGCACCCTTCTCACCATGAGCTGTGTCCTCGGCGCCCTCGTCCTCGGCGTCTCCGCCCTCGCCCACGTCACGCACGCGGTCCCCTACGCGGACGGCACCCCGACGGTGATCGCGCAGGAGGCCCATTTCGCCTTCGGCGGCGGGGTGCTGGGGACGGTGGGTCTGGCCTTCGTGCAGCTGGCGACGGCCCTCGTGCTCTACACCGGCGCCAACACCCCGTTCACCGGTTTTCCGTTCCTGGCGAGCTTCGTCGCCGAAGACCGCTTCCTGCCACGCCTGTTGACCCGGCGTGGACACCGGCTCGCCTTCTCCAACGGGATCATCGCGCTGACCGCCGTCTCCCTGGCCCTGCTGATCGCGACCGGCGCGAACGTGGACAGGCTGGTGGCGCTGTACGCGATCGGGGTGTTCACGGCGTTCACGATGGCCGGGGCGGGGCTCACCGCGTACCACTGGCGCCGTCGCGAGCGGCACCGGCGCCTCAAGCTCGGCGTCAACACCCTGGCGGCCGTGGTCTCCGCCGCCGTCGTCGTGATCTTCGCCGTCACCAAGTTCACGGAGGGCGCCTGGCTGGTGGTGGTGATCTTCCCGCTCGGGGTGTGGGCACTGACCCGGATCAACCGCGAGTACCGGCGCGAGGCCGCGGCGCTCACCACCCTCCAGGCACCGGGCGCCGATCGGCGGCCGCCGGGGCGGCACGTGGTGTTCGTCCTCGTCGAGACGCTCGACCTGGCCACCCTCAAGGCGCTGCGGTACGCGCACGAGGTGCGGCCCGACGACATCAGGGCCGTCCACTTCGCGGTCGACGAGCCGCGTGCGCGCGAACTCGCGGCGGCCTGGGAGGCGACGGCGGCGACCTCGGTCCCCCTGGATCTCTTCGCGTGCCCCGACCGGCGCCTGCGCCACGCCATGGTGGAACTGGCCGGCCGCACCACCGAGGACGGCGCGACGTCCCTGACCGTCATGGTCCCCCGGCGTCTCTACGGCAACGCGCTGGGCAAACTGCTGCACCGCGGCACGGCCGAGCAGATGGCGAAGGCTCTGGAGCACCTTCCGTCCGTAGCCGTGACGATCCTGCCCTTCGACGTGTCCCGCGCGCTGCGCCTCCTGGACGCCGGCCACGCGCCCCAGCCGGACTGATCTACGCGGACTTGGCCTCCCGAGCGGCGTCGTAGGCGGCCCGCGCCCGCTGCACGTCCTCCATCCGCACCCCGGTCCACCGCGCCAGCGCCCGCACCTGCTCGGCGGCCTCCCGGCCGAGCGGGGTGAGCGAATAGTCGACGCGGGGCGGGATCACCGGCTTGGCATCGCGGTGCACGAAGCCGTCGCGCTCCAGCGTCTGGAGGGTCTGGGCCAGCATCTTCTCGCTGACCTTGCTGACCTCGCTGATGCTGCCGATCGCGCGGCGCAGTTCGCTGAAGCGGTACGAGCGCTCCAGGAGCGCGTCAAGGATCAGGACGCCCCACCGGCTGGTCACGTGCTCAAGGACGAGCCGGTGCGGACACATGCCCTCACGCCGGGCCCACTCGCCACGGGTCCACTCACTTACCGCCATAGCAGTACCTTACTTCAAGGTGGGTACTTACGAGAAGTTAGCACTAACCGTACGGTGGAGAGAGCCGGAGGCACCCCATCCGCGACCCTCCCCCCGTCCCACCAAGGAGATCCACCATGAGCATCGTCATCACAGGAGCCACCGGAGCGCTGGGCACCCTCGTCGTGGAGGAGCTGCTCGCCCGGGTACCGGTGAGCGAGGTCGTCGCCGTCGTCCGCGACAGGGAGAAGGCGGCCGGGCTCGCCGAGCGGGGCGTCGAGCTGCGGGTGGCCGACTACGACGAGCCCGCCACGCTGGCCGGCGCCTTCCGGTCCGGCGACCGGGTGCTGCTGATCTCGGGCAGCGAGGTCGGGCGCCGGGTGCCGCAGCACACGGCGGTGATCGAGGCGGCGAAGGCCGCCGGCGTGGCCCAGCTCGCCTACACGGGCATGTTCGGCGGCCCCGACGCCGACCTCGCGCTGGCCGACGAGCACAAGGCGACGGAGCGGCTGATCCTCGACTCGGGCCTGCCGTACACGTTCCTGCGCAACGGCTGGTACACCGAGAACTACACGGCCAACCTCGCCCCGGCCCTCGAACACGGAGCGGTCCTCTCCAACGCGGGCGAGGGCCGGGTCGCCTCGGCCGCCCGCGCGGACTACGCCGCCGCCGCGGCGGTGGTGCTGACCGAGGACGGCCACCTCGGCCGGGCCTACGAGCTGAGCGGTGACGTGGCGTACTCCTTCGCCGAGTACGCGGCCGAGGTCGCCGCCGCGTCGGGCAAGCCGGTCACCCACACCTCGGTCGCCCCCGAGGCCCACCTCGCGGTGCTGACCGGCGCGGGCGTGCCGGCCGCATTCGCGGAACTCCTGGTCGACGTCGACCACGCCATAGAGCGGGGCCTGCTGTCCGGCACCCCGGGCGACCTCGCCCGCCTGATCGGCCGCCCGACCACCCCGATGGCCACGTCGGTCCGCGCCGCCCTGGCGTCGTAACCCGGCGCCCGCCGCGTCCCGCACCCCGCGGCCCGCGGCCGTCAGGACCATATTGCGGTACGCACATGACACCCTTCCCGGTTCGGCGCTACCTTCAGCGGGATCCAGCGCGCACCGGGAGGGCCAGTGGCCGAGGAACCAGCGGGACACCAGGCGGGACGCCTGACAGACCTGACGGAACAGGAGTCGGGACAGCAGGCGGGACAACAGCGGGCCGGCCTGCTGTACGGGATCGGCGCGTACGGGATGTGGGGGCTCGTCCCCCTGTTCTGGCCGCTCCTCGAACCCGCCGACGCCCTGGAGATCCTGGCCCACCGCATGGTGTGGTCCCTCGTGCTCGTGGCGGCCGTCCTGATCGTGCTGCGCCGCTGGGCGTGGATCGGCGAGCTGGTGCGCCGGCCGCGCAGGCTGGCGCTCATAGCCGTCGCCGCCGTCGTGATCACCGTCAACTGGGGCGTCTACATCTGGTCGGTCAACTCCGGCCATGTGGTGGAGGCGTCGCTCGGCTACTTCATCAACCCGCTCGTCACCATCGCGATGGGTGTGCTGATCCTCAAGGAGCGCCTGCGGCGGGCCCAATGGGCGGCGGTCGGGATCGGTGTGGCGGCCGTGGTGGTCCTGACGGTGGGCTACGGCCGGCCGCCGTGGATCTCCCTCACGCTGGCGTTCTCGTTCGCGACGTACGGCCTGGTGAAGAAGCAGGTGAACCTCGGCGGGCTCGAATCGCTGGCCGCGGAGACGGCCGTGCAGTTCCTGCCTGCCCTCGGTTACCTGATCTGGCTGAGTGCCGAAGGGCGGTCCACGTTCGCGACCGGGGGCGCGGGGCACGCGGCGCTGCTCGCCGCGACCGGTGTGGTGACCGCGATTCCGCTGGTCTGTTTCGGCGGCGCGGCGATCCGGGTGCCGCTCTCGACGCTCGGCCTGCTCCAGTACCTGGCACCGGTCTTCCAGCTCCTGCTGGGCATCGTGTACTTCCACGAGGAGATGCCGCCGGAGCGCTGGGCGGGCTTCGCGCTGGTGTGGCTCGCCCTGACCCTCCTGACCTGGGACGCCCTGCACACCGCCCGGCTCTCCCGCAGGGCCCTCACGGCAGCGGTGGCCAACGCGCCGGGCCGCGCCGGGCCGCTGGACCTGATCCCGCCCCCGAGCCTGGCGCCGGAGGCGCCGTCCGCCCCGAGGACCCCGCCTGCGCCGACGGCCTGAGGGGCGGCCCCGGGGAAAAGGGCGAGACACCCCCGCCCCGCCCCCGCTACCCTCGCCCCATGCCCACGTACTCGTACTACTTCTTCCGCTGACACCCCCGCGGCCGCACTCCCGCAGCCGCGCCATGCCCTCAGCCAGGAAGAAGCCCGTACCGAGTACCCCAGGGATCCCCCATGCGCCCACGCGCCCAACACCCGTCGCACCCGTCGCACCCCTCCCAACTGACCCTCACCGCCGTCCGCAAGGCCTACGGCGACCGCACCGTCCTCGAAGACGTGTCGTTCGCGGTCCGCCCCGGCGAGCGCGTCGCCGTCATCGGCGAGAACGGGTCCGGCAAGTCCACCCTGCTGCGGCTGCTCGCCGGCGCCGAGCGGCCCGACAGCGGCGAGGTCACCGCCGTCTTCCCGGGCGGCACCGGCCACCTCGCCCAGACCCTCGGCCTCGCTCCCGACCGCACCGTCCAGGACGCCGTGGACTTCGCGCTGTCCGACCTGCGCACCCTCGAAGCGGACATCCGCACGGCGGAAGCCCGCCTCGCGGACGCGTCCGAGGCCCAACTCGCGGCGTACGGCGATCTGTTGAGCGCCTACGAGGAGCGCGACGGCTACCGCGCCGGAGCCCGTACCGACGCCGCACTGCACGCGCTCGGCCTCGCCCACCTGACCCGCGACCGCGCGCTCGGTTCGCTGTCCGGCGGCGAGCGGTCCCGCCTCGCACTGGCCTGCGTACTGGCCGGCGCTCCCGAGCTGCTGCTGCTCGACGAACCGACCAACCACCTCGACCGCCACGCCGTCGACTGGCTGGCCGGACAACTGCGCACCCACCGCGGCACGTTGATGGTCGTCACCCACGACCGCGCCTTCCTCGAACGCGTCTCCACGACGATCCTCGAAGTGGACCGGGACCTGCGGACGGTCGTCCGGTACGGAGACGGCTGGGCCGGATACCGCACGGCGCGGGCCGCGGCGCGCCGCCGCCGGGAGCTGGCGCACCAGGAGTGGGCCGAGGAGCTGACCCGTACGCACGAACTGGTCGAGGCCGCGGGCCGTCGCCTCGCGGCCGCCGGAAGGGACCCGGGCCAGGGCTTCGGCAAGCACCGCCGCTCCTCGGAGGCGAAGCTGTCCGGGCAGGTCAGGGCGGCCAGGACGCGCCTGGACCAATTGCGGCGCGAGCCGGTCGCGGCGCCGCCGCCACCCCTGCGCTTCAGCGCCCGCCTCACCACGGCGGCGAACGCCGCACCCGAGGGCCCGCTCGTCGAGCTGACGGACGTGAGGGTGGGCGACCGCCTCGACGTGCCCTACCTGGCCGTCAAGCCGGGGCAGCGCCTACTGGTGTCCGGACCCAACGGCGCGGGCAAGACCACGCTGCTCCGCGTCGTGGCCGGCGACCTCGTTCCGGACACGGGCGGCGCAAAGCGGATGAGTCGTCATATCGGTTATCTGGCACAGGAGTTGCCCGCAGAACGGGAGGCGGCCGCGACTCAGGGGATGACCCTTCTCAGTGCGTACGCCGCCGGACGCCCCGGCCTCCCCGACGAGTACGCCGACGAGCTGCTGACCCTCGGCCTGTTCCGGGAGGAGGACCTCGCCGCGCCGGTCGCGGCGCTCTCCGTCGGTCAGCGGCGCCGGCTGGAGCTGGCCCGTCTGGTGACCCGCCCCGCCGATCTCCTCGTCCTGGACGAGCCGACCAATCACGTGTCGCTCGCACTGGTCGAGGAGGTGGAGGAGGCGCTGGCCGGCTACCCGGGCGCGATCGTCGTGGTCTCGCACGACGAACGCTTCCGGTCGTCCTTCACCGGCGACCGGCTGGAACTCCGCGCGGGCAGCCCAGTGAGCTGACGAAGCGCCATTCATTTCCCGAAGACTCACTGACGCCCCCTGGAGCCCCCTGAAGGCTCGGGGACCTCCCAGGGGAGCCTCCTCGAAGATTCCCCGGAGACAACAAGCATGCACATGCATATACTGCATGTGCATGCTTCTTTGGGCCACGACAGGCCTGGGCTACGTACGGAGGGGACCATGGCTCGCGACTTCCTTTTCCTGCTCGGCAGCACCCGCGAGGGCGGCAACACCGAGGCACTCGCACGGCAGGCCGCGGAGCAGTTGCCCGCGGGCGACACCGCCCGCTGGCTGACCCTGACCGACCTCGAACTCCCGCCGTTCCGCGACACCCGCAACACCGAGGGCCGCATACCGCCCGCCCCCACCGGCGATGCCGCGATGCTCATGGAGGCGACCCTGGCCGCCACCGACCTGGTGATCGTCTCGCCCCTGTACTGGTACAGCGTCTCGACCCCGGTCAAGCACTACCTCGACCACTGGGCGGACTGGCTCCACCACCCCGAACTCGACTTCAAGGAACGCATCTCCGACCACACGTTGTGGGGCGTGACCGTGCTGGCCGGAGCCGACCACTCCGTGGCCGACCCCCTGGTGGGCACCCTGCGCCACTCGGCCGCGTACCTGAACATGCGGTGGGGCGGTGTGCTCCTCGGCACCGCCGGCCGGCCCGGCGAGATCGAGGGCGACCTCGGCGCCCTCACCCGCGCGAAGACCTTCTTCAGCTCGACGCCGGTGCCCGCAACGCACGCATGACATGAGCCACCAGCTCGTCCACCCGATCCCTCGTGGGAAGCGGGCGGCGCAGCGCATGGCGGTAGTAGAGCGGGCCGTAGAGCATTTCGACAGCCAGCGGCAGATCCGCGTCCGGGGGCAACTGGCCCTGCTCCTGGGCGCGTTGCATGCGCTCGTAGACCAGCGCGACGCGCGGGATGACGAACCGCTCGTTGACCGTCGTGGCCAGCCGCTCGTCGTGCAGTACCTCGGAGAGGATCCCGGTGTACGCGGGGCCGGCCACGGGCGCGCTGAACAGGTGCACCAGGCTGTTGATGTGGGTGCTCAGGTCGGCGTCGATGACGCCGGTGTCGGGGAACGGCGTGTCACTGACCACGAGTTCGGTCACCGCGTCGAGCAGGACGGCGCCCTTCGTGGGCCACCAGCGGTAGATCGTCTTCTTGCTGACCCCGGCGCGCGCCGCGATGGCCTCGATGGTGACCTTGCCGTATCCGTTCTCCGTGCACAGGTCGAGCGCGGCCGACAGGGTCGCGCGACGCGACTTCTCGCTGCGCCGCCGTGAGTTCGGGGCGGACTCGGACGGGGTGATCATGTCCTCACTCTACGAGCAGGCCCGGAACCGGATTGACACCAGAACGTACGGCTCCAACAATGACACGGGAAACGGAACGTGTCGTGTCGAGCCGTCACGGGGGTGGGCTCGACGCGACCGTACCGCTTCCCCCTCGCGCCGGGTTCAGGCGCTGATGTCCTTCGTCGTGAAGCGTGCCCACGCGGCCGAGCCGAACACCGCCACGTACAGGGCCTGGAGTTCGAGGTTCTTCACCAGCTGGTCCCAGTAGACGGGTTCGCGCAGGACGTCCGCGAAGGACAGCCAGTAGTGCGGGAACAGGTACGGTCCGACCGCCTGCAACTGCGGTATCTGGCCCAGGATCTGCACCGTGATCAGCAGCCCGACGGTCGAGGCCATCGCCGCGATCCCGCTGTTGGTCAGCGTCGAGATGAACAGGCCGAGCGCGGCCAGCCCGGACAGCGAGACGGCGACCACCCCGGCGACCGCGGCCGCCCGCAGCAGCCCGTCCACGAACGAGATCTGTGTGCCGGAGATCGTCGTGACCTCGCCCAGCGGGAAGAGCAGCGCGCCGACCGCGAGCGCGGACGCCGCGACCACCAGCGTGGCCGTCAGGCAGAACACGAGCACCGAGGCGTACTTGGCAAGCAGCAGCCGGGTGCGGCCGGCCGGGGCGACGAGCAGATAGCGCAGGGTGCCCGAGCCGGCTTCGCCCGCCACGGCGTCCCCCGCCACCACGCCGACCGCCATCGGCAGGAAGACCGGCAGGGTGGCCGCGAGGGCCGCGAAGACCAGGAAGAGCCCGTTGTTGGTGATCTGCGAGACGAAGGCGGGGCCGTCGCCGCCCCTGCCGCCGCCACCTCCGCCGCCGCCCGTCTCGATCCGTACCGCGATGCCGATGAGGACCGGCACCGCGGCGAGCACCCCGAGCAGTGCGAGCGTGCGCCAGCGGCGCAGCACGGTGACGATCTCGGAGCGGAAGAGGCCGAGCGACCACAGGACGCTCGGCTTGCGCGCGGCCGCCGGCCGCGGATCCCGGTCCGTCACGCCCACCGCCTCAGCCCGCGACATCGAAGCCCTCCCCGGTCAGTGCGACGAACGCGTCCTCCAGGGAGGCCCGCTCGGCCGCGAATCCCCGCACCCGCACCCCCGCCCGCACGAGCTCGGCGTTGATGTCCGCCAACTCCACGTCGTCATGCGGCAGTTCGCCTGTTACGCGGTCCTCTCCGGCCACCGTCACATCGGCGATCCCGCGCTCTTTGAGGAGGCGGGCCGCCGCCCCGGTGTCCGGGGTGGTCACCGCGAGCCGCCCGCGCGCGCCGCCCGCGAGTTCGGCCACCTCGCCCTGGACGACGAGCCTGCCCTGGTTCATCACCGCGGCATGCGAGCAGACCTGCTCGATCTCGTCGAGGAGGTGCGAGGAGAGGAAGACGGTCGTGCCGTCGTCCGCCAACTCCCTGATGAGGGAACGGATCTCACGCATGCCCTGCGGGTCGAGACCGTTGGTCGGCTCGTCCAGGACGAGCAGGTCCCTGCGCTGGAGCAGGGCCGACGCCAGACCGAGGCGCTGCTTCATGCCCAGGGAGTACGCCCGCGCCTTCTTGCCCGCCGTGACCGTGAGTCCCACCCGGTCGAGGGCCGCCGCCACCCGGGCGGCGCGGGTGCGCGGGTCGGCGGTGGGGTCGGCCGCGTCGTAGCGCAGCAGATTGTCGCGGCCCGACAGGAACGGGTAGAGGGCCGGCCCCTCGATGAGGGCGCCGACCCGGGGCAGCACCGTGCGAGCGCCCCGCGGCATGGGCCGGTCGAGGACCCGCGCGGTGCCGGACGTCGGTTCGATGAGCCCCATCAGCATGCGGATGGTGGTGGTCTTGCCGGAGCCGTTGGGGCCGAGGAAGCCGAAGACGCTGCCGCGGGGCACGGTGAGGTCGAGCCCGTCCACGGCCAGCTGACCGCCGCGGAACCGCTTGCTCAGGCCCCGCGTCTCGATGACCGCCGAACTGTTGCCCACCGCGCCCCTTCCCGAACCGGAGGCCGAACCTCCGGGCTCCGCCCACGCCCGAAAGGCTCCAGACCTCTGAAAGGCCCGCCAGACCCCTGGAGGGGCCGGGCCCGGCCCGGGAGGGAAGCCGGTCGCTCCCTCCCCCGAACCGCTCGTCCCCCGTTACCGGCTTACTTGTTGGAGTTGGCCGCCGCGATCAGCGCGTCCTTGGTCACCGCACCCACGTACACCTTGCCGTTGTCCGTGATCAGGGCGTTGACCAGGCGGGTCTTGAAGACCGTGCCCGTGCCGAACGAGCCGGACGCCTTGTCGCCGAGGGAGTCGAGGAACTTCTGCGCGTCCCCGCCTCCCTTGCCCTGCTCCGCCTTCGACATGCCCTTGCCGCCGGTGTCGAACGCGGCGATGGCGGTCCAGCCCTTCCCGATCACCTTGGCGTTCTTGCCGTTCTTGACGTCGCCCAGGCCGCCGAGCCCGCCGGGCAGGCTCTGCTCGGGCTTGAACGTCTGCTTCTTGCCGTCGTCCTCGGTGACCTTCGCACCCTTGGGCGGGGTGAAGGTGAAGGTGCTCGCGGACGGCTTCGAGAAGTCGACCTTGGTGAAGCCCGCGTCGACCACGGCCTTGCCGCCCGCGCTCGACGAGAGCGTGAACTTCAGCGGCACACCCGTCTTGGCGTCGACGGCTATGCGGACCGAACCGATCGTCGAACCGGACTGCTTGGGCTTGATCAGGAGCTGGTACGCGTCGTGCCCGGCCACCTGGGCCGTGCCGTCGACCGACACCGCGGTGGTCGGGTCGACGTTCTTCAGGAACTCGTCGGCGAGCGCCTTCGGCGTGGTCGGAACGCCCGCGCCGGGGGTCTTGTCGCCGTGCTCCTTGCTTCCGTGCTCCTTCGCGCCGTGCTCCTTGGCCGCGTCGGCCGCGGAACGCTGCGCGTGGTACGCCTGGTTGGAGCCGCTGTCGTACGCCCAGACGTCGTTGCCGTTGTGGATCAGGCTGTACTCGGCCGCGTCCTCCAGGATGGACACCTTCTGGCGGTCGGGGCCGTCGGCCGCGACGCGCAGGGTGTGGGTGCCCGAGGCGAGCTCGGTGAGCTTGGCCTGCGGTGCGGCCGACTTGTCCGAACCGCCGCCCCTGGGGGCGAGCGAGCCGAGGCTGTCCAGGCCGGGCAGGCCCAGGTCGGTGCTGATCTTCACCGTGCCGGAGAGCTGCTGGGTGTCCGACGCGGCGATCTTCTCGATGAGCTGCTGTGCGCTGATCTTCGGCAGACTGGGGTCACCGGCCGCGGCGAGCGCCGGGACCAGTCCGATGGTCGCGGCCGCCACGCCCGCTACCGCGACCGGGACGATGTAGCGCGCCGCCTTCCGGCGGCCCGCGCCCGGCTCCTGGCCCTCGTCGGTGGCCTGTGCGCTGTCGTTCGGTGCCATGTGTGCCCTACCTCCGTGGTCGGCGGCGTCCGTCCGTCGTGCTCAGTTCCACCCCGCGCCGCCATTCTCACCCGAATTGGTCAGGAGTGGTGATATCCATTCGACCAAAATGCACGGCCCCGCGCGTCAGCCCCCAGGAGCAACCCGGCGTACCTCTCTGGGATGACGGAACCCGGCACCGCCGGTCCCGCCCCGTAGGGGTACCCCGTCACCCGACCGGGCAACATGCCCGAAAGACCCCGTTTGGCGTGAGTGCGGAGCCTCCCGAATCCGTATCCGGAGGTGAGAGCACGTCACACTTCGAAGGGGGTTCGCCATGCTCAGGACCCAGCGCTACGCCGTGGGCACCGTCGCGGGGGCTTTCGTTCTCGCCCTGGCAATCAGCGGCTGCGGCAGCAGCGGCACCGGCTCCGCCCCTGGCCCGTCGGGGAGCTCGACCAGCTCCGCCCGGCCGGCCGCGGCCACCTTGTCCACCGCGAAGGTCGACAAGGTGGGCACGGTCGTCGTCGACGGCAAGGGGTTCGTGCTCTACCGCTTCGACAAGGACACCGCGAAGCCGGCGTCCAAGTCGAACTGCTACGGCACCTGCGCCACCCAGTGGCCGCCCGCCCTCACGACGGGCAGCGTCAATGTGAAGGGCATCGACAGGTCCCTGGTCTCCACGGTCACCCGCGCCGACGGCAGCAAGCAGCTCACCCTCGCCGGCCGGCCGCTCTACCGGTATGCCGAGGACAACGCCCCGCACGAGGCCTCCGGTCAGGGCGTGGGCGGCATCTGGTTCGCGGCCACGCCGACTGGCGCGAAGGCCGCGACCGGCGCCGGCGCCACCTCGGGAGGCGGCTCCGGCTACTGATCAGCCGGCCCGGTGCACGACCGCGTCGCAGAGCTCTTCGAGCGCGGACTTGGCGTACCCCGAGGGCAGCGGCGCGAGGGTGGCCCTCGCCTCCTGCGCGTACCGCACGGTGTCCCTGCGCGCCTGCTCCAGGGCCGGGTGGACGCGCAGCCGGCGCAGCGCCTCCGCGTGCCGTGCGTCGTCGCTGAGGTCGCCGTCGAGCAGCGCCACCAGCTCCAGGTCCTCCGCGCGCCCGTCCTTGGCGGCCCGCGCCCGCAGGTGCAGCACCGGCAGCGTGGGGATGCCCTCGCGCAGGTCGGTGCCCGGGGTCTTGCCGGACTCGTGGGAGTCGCTCGCGATGTCCAGGACGTCGTCGGCGAGCTGGAAGGCGGTGCCCAGGCGCTCGCCGTACTGCGTGAGGATGTCGACGACCGACTCGTCGGCGCCGGACATCATCGCGCCGAACCGGCCGGAGACCGCGACCAGCGAGCCGGTCTTGCCGGCCAGCACGTCGAGGTAGTGGTCGACCGGGTCGCGCCCGTCGCGGGGGCCCGCGGTCTCCAGGATCTGTCCGGTGACGAGCCGTTCGAACGCCTCGGCCTGAATCCGTACGGCCTCGGGGCCGAGATCCGCCAGTATGTGCGACGCGCGCGCGAAGAGAAAATCACCCGTGAGGACCGCGACGGAGTTCCCCCAGCGGGTGTTGGCGCTGTCCACGCCGCGCCGCACGTCGGCCTCGTCCATCACGTCGTCGTGGTACAGCGTCGCGAGGTGGGTGAGCTCGACGACCACGGCCGAGGGCACGACGCCCGGCGAGTAGGGATCACCGAACTGGGCGGCCAGCATCACGATCAACGGCCGGAACCGCTTGCCACCTGCACGGATGAGGTGTTGCGCGGCCTCCGTGATGAACGGGACCTCGCTCTTGGTGGCATCGAGCAGCCCCGCCTCGACAGCTGCCAATCCGGTCTGGACATCGGCTTCAAGTGCCTGGTCCCGCACGCTCAGCCCGAACGGCCCGACGACGGTCACGAGGGGTACTCCTGTCTGCTGACGATCACACGGATTGTCGATGTGTCGCTGCCTTCACTCAAGTCAGCGTATCGGGTCGCTGTTCGATCACCATGGGCGCCTTCCCGTCGCCCCTCGCGCACACTCCCCCGTACCCCGGTATGTTCTTGATCAGCTCATACGATCAGGAGTGGAGCTTTTGTCCGAAACGATGGCTGAGACCCCCGAAGAACCGGCCGCGGACCAGCCGCCGCCGCAGGACGACCACGCCCTTTTCGGTCAGCCCCGCGGCCTGGTCACCCTCTCCGGTCTGGAAGTCTGGGAGCGTTTCTCGTTCCTCGGCATGCAGGCGATCCTCGTCCTGTACTTCGCCGACTCCGTCGCGCACGGCGGCATGGGCATGTCCGCGGGCACCGCGGCCTCCGTGTCGGCCGCGTACGGCACGCTCGTCTATCTGGTCTCCGTCGCGGGCGGCTGGCTCGCCGACCGCATCCTCGGCTCCTACCGCGCGGTCCTGTACGGCGGCATCCTCATCGCCTGCGGCCA
Encoded here:
- a CDS encoding winged helix-turn-helix transcriptional regulator — protein: MAVSEWTRGEWARREGMCPHRLVLEHVTSRWGVLILDALLERSYRFSELRRAIGSISEVSKVSEKMLAQTLQTLERDGFVHRDAKPVIPPRVDYSLTPLGREAAEQVRALARWTGVRMEDVQRARAAYDAAREAKSA
- the rarD gene encoding EamA family transporter RarD, encoding MWGLVPLFWPLLEPADALEILAHRMVWSLVLVAAVLIVLRRWAWIGELVRRPRRLALIAVAAVVITVNWGVYIWSVNSGHVVEASLGYFINPLVTIAMGVLILKERLRRAQWAAVGIGVAAVVVLTVGYGRPPWISLTLAFSFATYGLVKKQVNLGGLESLAAETAVQFLPALGYLIWLSAEGRSTFATGGAGHAALLAATGVVTAIPLVCFGGAAIRVPLSTLGLLQYLAPVFQLLLGIVYFHEEMPPERWAGFALVWLALTLLTWDALHTARLSRRALTAAVANAPGRAGPLDLIPPPSLAPEAPSAPRTPPAPTA
- a CDS encoding flavodoxin family protein; translation: MARDFLFLLGSTREGGNTEALARQAAEQLPAGDTARWLTLTDLELPPFRDTRNTEGRIPPAPTGDAAMLMEATLAATDLVIVSPLYWYSVSTPVKHYLDHWADWLHHPELDFKERISDHTLWGVTVLAGADHSVADPLVGTLRHSAAYLNMRWGGVLLGTAGRPGEIEGDLGALTRAKTFFSSTPVPATHA
- a CDS encoding SDR family oxidoreductase, producing the protein MSIVITGATGALGTLVVEELLARVPVSEVVAVVRDREKAAGLAERGVELRVADYDEPATLAGAFRSGDRVLLISGSEVGRRVPQHTAVIEAAKAAGVAQLAYTGMFGGPDADLALADEHKATERLILDSGLPYTFLRNGWYTENYTANLAPALEHGAVLSNAGEGRVASAARADYAAAAAVVLTEDGHLGRAYELSGDVAYSFAEYAAEVAAASGKPVTHTSVAPEAHLAVLTGAGVPAAFAELLVDVDHAIERGLLSGTPGDLARLIGRPTTPMATSVRAALAS
- the abc-f gene encoding ribosomal protection-like ABC-F family protein; this encodes MRPRAQHPSHPSHPSQLTLTAVRKAYGDRTVLEDVSFAVRPGERVAVIGENGSGKSTLLRLLAGAERPDSGEVTAVFPGGTGHLAQTLGLAPDRTVQDAVDFALSDLRTLEADIRTAEARLADASEAQLAAYGDLLSAYEERDGYRAGARTDAALHALGLAHLTRDRALGSLSGGERSRLALACVLAGAPELLLLDEPTNHLDRHAVDWLAGQLRTHRGTLMVVTHDRAFLERVSTTILEVDRDLRTVVRYGDGWAGYRTARAAARRRRELAHQEWAEELTRTHELVEAAGRRLAAAGRDPGQGFGKHRRSSEAKLSGQVRAARTRLDQLRREPVAAPPPPLRFSARLTTAANAAPEGPLVELTDVRVGDRLDVPYLAVKPGQRLLVSGPNGAGKTTLLRVVAGDLVPDTGGAKRMSRHIGYLAQELPAEREAAATQGMTLLSAYAAGRPGLPDEYADELLTLGLFREEDLAAPVAALSVGQRRRLELARLVTRPADLLVLDEPTNHVSLALVEEVEEALAGYPGAIVVVSHDERFRSSFTGDRLELRAGSPVS
- a CDS encoding APC family permease codes for the protein MDRLTYRVKRRLLGRPLTTERAGDQRLSNRTALGVLASDCISSSAYGSEEMLRVLVPVAGAAAFSLLMPVTGAILLVLLLLTLCYSDVVMIYTRAGGSYVVARENFGPTVAQIAAVALLVDYIVTVAVQVSAGTSAIVSLAHLAGGGPTAMDHLQLPLSIGVILVLAYGNLRGLREAGRLFALPAYLFMAAVGLMLAVSAVRGLTGGLPRADLHAAGVVPVGTPGNGWLYGASLFIVLRAFANGGSSLTGLEAISNGVSVFRDPQGRNARRTLLTMSCVLGALVLGVSALAHVTHAVPYADGTPTVIAQEAHFAFGGGVLGTVGLAFVQLATALVLYTGANTPFTGFPFLASFVAEDRFLPRLLTRRGHRLAFSNGIIALTAVSLALLIATGANVDRLVALYAIGVFTAFTMAGAGLTAYHWRRRERHRRLKLGVNTLAAVVSAAVVVIFAVTKFTEGAWLVVVIFPLGVWALTRINREYRREAAALTTLQAPGADRRPPGRHVVFVLVETLDLATLKALRYAHEVRPDDIRAVHFAVDEPRARELAAAWEATAATSVPLDLFACPDRRLRHAMVELAGRTTEDGATSLTVMVPRRLYGNALGKLLHRGTAEQMAKALEHLPSVAVTILPFDVSRALRLLDAGHAPQPD